DNA from Daucus carota subsp. sativus chromosome 1, DH1 v3.0, whole genome shotgun sequence:
TTTATAAAAGCGGATCAATAATTGTTCCCAAATATGTTTGCATGCACGAAGGCTCGAGAGCTGATCAATTTCGGTCCATGTATCTCGTGACATCTTGTGATACCGAAATTTACCAACCCTTGCGACGTATTGTTACTACATTACATGCTTATATCTTCGTGAGGATAACTAATTATCATATGGTTTAGAGCTGCAAATCAAATCCATTTGTCCTTCCGAGTCTGCGTGATTTCTGAGTTCTATTTTTCTGGCAAGCGAAGCGTGAAAGAAGATAATGCAGATTTAAGACCAAGCAGGCAACCAGTCCTTGCCTTTGATGAAATCTATGGAAAGAAAGGGGGCGACTTCTTTATCGTTTAGTTGTTTAGCCCATTTTGCTCTCTTTGTTGTTGGTGCTCCTGGTCCGTAGCACTTGTACTCTGCCTGGTATAAGTTTCTGTTTTCATATTTACAAACAGTATTTTCATTAAAAACCCGAGACCAAGATTGTGTTTGTAAAAAGAAAAGACGTTTCAAATTAGTAGTCCGGCCTGACTTTTGAACGTTTTCAActatttttattaaacaaaagcCGGACATGACTACtagtattttgaaacggagagagtaataAATGACGTCGAAGTACTTACTCAGTGCTGCCATCCTCATATCTCCAAAGGCTCCAGCCTTCGGGAACAATGgtatttgaaatataagtttttACGAACACAACTCGGGAAAACGCTCCTTTCGCTCTTCCCAGATATACTTCTCCGACTCCATATACTTTCCCATACAAAAACACAAATCCACTGTCTTCATTTGCCGCTGGCCTGTTCTGTGCTGTTATTGACCCATGGATCTCTACCCTTTTGTCTTCAACCACAAATATCTCACAGTCCTGAATCCAAAAAATGCGAGCCTTTTTCATGAGTCGATTAAAATCATCATCCAAAATGTGCAGAGAAAGTAAGAAAAAAAGCCCGGGTAGTTTCAAGCTGTTTAATGACCAATTTTCTTAAAACCCCGAGTTTAATGAAAAAAGAATTTATAGGTACTCACATGATAAACGGACTGAGCACGACCGAATATAAAATCAATAGAGCCTTGAATGTAACAGGTATCGTAGTAATGCCTGCCTTTGTAGTCGAACAGTGTGTTATGGGTGCTATGGAATGCGCAATGGTAGAAAGCAACCATGTCCCCTGCCACCATTGCTGCCACCGATTGATTTTGGGAGGTCATTGCTACGCCAGTGGGAGCATCATTCTACAAATTCCATCACGTCGCAAGTTTTAGAACATTCAGTGTCATTCTAAAACGAAATTCAATAACCAAATGTTTTTGTCAAGGGTCATTCTTTACTTAGATGGATGATTTTTATTGTCAgagatttttgtgcatgcaaggatcatcattattaatgagattgaaGTCTATACAAAGCCGATAGACATACACTAGAAAATCCGTTTTATCAATCAAGAGAATGAGAATCGAACCTTGATGCTGAGACCAAACACAACAACATGGTGAGCATTCACTTTTAGAATAGCGGATTCCGTGTTGTCAACCGAGCTCTGAGACCACCTGATCGCTGTTTTTCCTTTACCATTTCctcttaaaaatataaaaggcTTCTTTTCTGGTATTGTCACCTTTTCCCTGCAACAAATGCATCAACATTGTCTGCATTACACACATTGTCTCTCATCACTAATCCATAAAACTACATTACCACCTCTACACGAAAAACGGCTATTTTcaacaaacaatttttttttcatcaatACCTGTAAACACCTTGCCTAACATGGATTATGACCCAATTAGTATTCCCATCAGGGACCGAATCAATTGCGGCTTGAATCGACTTGAACCCGTCTGTTCCTTCCAGAGCAACCTTAATTGTGCGATTGGTGTTAATCTTTTGTGTCAGGACAGAAGCGTCAACAATGTTTGGTTTCGGAGGTGGCGAGCCAGCGACAACATCGAATGATGAAATGAATGTTATAGCAAGAAGAAAATATAATGTTCTACTAATTAAAGATTTATCTTgaagacaagaagaagaagacattTTGTTTGTAGGGGGAAGATGAAATTGGTTAAAATGCTGCATGTGAATATGGAATGACAAGGCCATTCAATGAAACTGAGGttgaattttttgttttgttcttgttttttaGTTGTTGCACAAGATTAGGGCTGGAGTTTCTGGCAAGAGTGGCATTTTCAGACAACTTAGGACTTCCATTAATAATTGTGAGGTTGTCATGACgtctcacttttatttttaacttgTCATCTCCTTTTTTATATCTTTGTCTAAGTTGGGGTTCAAATttccttaatttttttaaaaacagatAGAAAATTGGCCATATTAAAGAGGAGTCTTGTTGCATGCAGCCATGTAAACTTGTCGTAAGAAATGTTGTTAATATCTAATACTCCTAATATAAGATCATTTTGAGCTGCCCACAAATTTTGTTTGTGAATAATGAGTTTGTTCAGTTGGTTGACTTGAATAAACGACAATCTAGTACAAAAGGATGCATTCTCATAGCAATGTCAGATGGGTGCGGAAACATAAAATGTTTaatgtattaatataattaagtttatatgaAAGATAGACGTAGCActcaatatttgaattattaaaaataaaaaacattatcattctcaaatattaatatcgtCATGTTACAACGCATTCTCCATTTTATAATTCTCAAGCAAAAACAAGAGTTTCGCAATTAGCGTCATTATAGATGTTTAGAAGCGACGAACCATTGTGTAATGTGTATATTTTTTAGACCATATGATTGTACTTGTTTTAAATCTCTAAATTCTTCACAGCTTTCCAATGATTTATAGATGAGAAGCGTACATGAACTGATATAGTCAGATTAAATTGCATGATGTCAAGTCGATGAAAGAAATGTACAATGTACTATAATTTGCCGATCACTTGATGATATGCCTTAGAATCAGTTGTAGGAGCACCATCTCGTGTTGTCTAAGAGCtaaaaaattgttcatataTAAGTGTTGAAATACTTTTGCTTTCATTCATCTTTTGAGAATATTAGAGATTTGCATTGATTGTGAGAGAATTAATCCATCTTAACAAGGTATTACTTCAACATTTAAAAGTATCGGAGAAAATCTggatctttaataataaaatttaagcaGTAGGTAAGGATCTTTATACATGTAAGCGTCATTATTATCAATGAAATTCAAGTCTAAGACAAATCTATCGCATAATCAAAAAATGATTGTTAAGTGTGGTGATTGTTAAGTGTGTTATCATCATGACCACACGGAAATCCAGTAATAATGTTGAGACTCCCCAGGATGCACGCATGTTAGCATGTTCCACTTAAATTGTCTTTAAACACTCTGGTTAAGCTGTATATATATGGGTCCTGCATGGCGGATTTCTAAAACTGCGTTATTACTCGCAGCAAGATCAGCCGAGATATACAGCGTTGTACTGATGGAGTATTTTGTATGCATGGGGAATATACTATTGTCAATACACAATGCATGGGGAATGATCGATAAATCAAGTCGCTGAATATACATCAATGCTGATAAAATACTACTCTACTACTACTAAGTTGCGAAGAGCGGCGGGCTTCACGGCATGTTACCGATTAACGAGCTACGTGTTGTGTGAATCCATCGGAGCATCTGCGTGGGGtgaactacaagtctacaatgatataaattttttgataattattaaactaattgATAGTACCTGCTACCATAAATACCCACTAACGACCATCTAAGCAATGGATCACGAGAACTATGCCCGTCACCCGGTGACATGACGAGAACGCTTGAGAGCATGTGCCTATTAGCAACGGATGTTATGTTACAGCAGGTATCAATATGTACTATAAATAGATATGAATCACTACACACCAACACAAACAATACTGTGGACTACAAGATAAGTATCTGCTTTTTACTATTGTAAGATTTGCACAAAACAGAGTAAATTAAACGATCAAGTCACACATACTCTTTTGACAATATTCATGATCATGGCAAAAAAATTCCTAAAACACATCCTAAGTATCTTATTCTCGTCCAACTCACTATACTAAGTTTAAGGAGTGGGGGGCAATGGTAGTACCCCGCTTCTGCACGGTCTTTTACCTGTCTCCGCAGAATTAACCTCTAAAACACTCCATCAGTATCTTATACTCCTCCAACTCACTAAAGTAAGTTCAAGGAGTGGGGGGCAATGATAGTCACCGCTTTACACTCCCCGTTGTCATCAATCAGGCCTCCCCGCAGACAGCCAAGAAGCCAACAGACAACGAGTGTTCCCGTCATCCAGCAGCAAGGATCTCCTATAAATAAGAGACTTTGGTGAGAGGTCGAGGGAAGTTGATCTTCACTAACAACATTTTATCATAAGTTGGTAAAGGGACATCCAACTGATTATCACATCAGAGGGGCTTGACGGCCACCACCCCCGATCGAGTTTTGTTTTGCAAGACTCCCTCCCGGTTCTTTCCACCACTTCTCGGCGTCAAGACATTGAAGTCAAGGTCAACAAAAGGAGACGATTTTGGCCTTATCACTAATATTACCCAAATCCCGGCGACGATCATATTTCCTGTCGAGGATGGGAGTGTTGGGAATTTATCCCACATTCATGGTGGAAGTCTGGAAGGGATACATGATACTACGTTTGTTTTTTTTCCCTATGACATTTTTAACTTGGGCATATAATTTTAGATGGAGTAGTATTACGTGCTCATTTgtgtacataaaatttgtatataacgACATAgttggtgggttttaattggggttgTTGGTGTAAATGCTGGGTTATTCCAATTAAAATTAACCACATGTCATTaagtacatgtttttgtatacaattatgtgcaccaaacaTTTACTTTTAGATGGGTTGAccgaaaatattatttttaattgatttttttataaaattaaaattttgatttggatttttttttaaaaacatatatttttaactacacaatcaaaacacttaaaattgTGTGttaaaagtcaaacgtcatatattaaaaaacagatagGGTTATGTAGCAGGTGTCCAAAAATAGATTTGTATAGTTGTCTCAATTTACTGTATTACTCCTTTCGTCGCCCTGAATTGCATACAATAGTGGAGGGTACACGACACGTATTCTAATACTcttgtaaattataattttataaattatatttaagattttcttgttctgaattaaaatttaatattaaagattttagttagaatttttttataaaaaataagttacaaaaatattttataaaaacattaaaatgtgtgtcgaacaatgaaaaaaaacatataattatgaACCTGACAAAAGGAATGGATGATATTGTTTAAATATACAGTcagttataaaatcaaatattcgGATATGAAAAGGACAATTATTCACGAACAAActtttttctttaaaagataCTCCCTGCATtctgaaatattaattattttgattttttacatgtaatttacgatgaaaagaatatattttacaaattattttttcaaaatttttctaaacaaaaatatagatataagaaaatacaacatattataattttttatatatttaattacgcaaaaaaaaatgtcaatactTATTACACGAGAATATACGAGAATACAGGGAGTACGATGCCCGAAGGAATACTGGTACGTTATTAtttggttgttttttttttgtcaggtacGATATTATATGGTTGACTTCACATTAAACAGTTGAGCATGAACCGGAAACGTGAATCTAAGAGCTCTTGGGTGCATGACATTAAAGCTCAAACTCCTAACCATAACCTACTCCTTCCACATTGATGAAGCCAGCAATGTGCGGATCGAATTATATGTTCACTCACCACCACAAACTTATACAGTTATGCTACATACAATTATCATACTCACAATGTGTAATCATGTAGTACAGTATGCCtgtataatatttcatttatttcgAATCTTTTCCAACAGCATTTGTGCAACAAtattcaaatatgaaaatagTATTTGTTCAGTTTCACCCTGACTTCCTCTGTTTGATCAGAATGCTAATATTGGCAAGTAGAAAACATCTATGAATGTAAAGAAAATATATGAATGTAAGaatgttttatataattaaaaaaagtaatgtGTGTATAGGATATAATGGTATTACGAAAAACATATATCTCATGTAGGCTAGTGATAAAACACaaaccaaattttaaatacaaattaaaaaccagtttcaaaatcattatttacAACTACAAAAATCACTAGTTTCTACTGTATTAATCACTGTTTTATAAagtaaaatttgtaatttttatttttcatatttaagaaaatatactTATCTTAACTACTAGTTgtcaattataaattattattgatcAACTATGATAATAAGAAGTCCATCATGATAGTAGTAAGTGATGAGAGGAGGTGTGTGATTGTGATAAATAGTCGCTAATTGTGATAAATTATGATAACAAGCGGCGGTGGCTATTAGTGAAGGTAGCCGGTGGTGCACAGTCATAAACAAGCGTTGGTAATTGTGGCTGGAGGTCACTTATTATGATACGAGTGATTATGATGATTATATaggttgtatatatatataggggagggttctggtacaaacttacaaacttacaaactttttttgttcaacatatatataacttgagttcaacatttttttaacatattttgttgaacatcgattaaaatagtagtggaaaagtacataaaccaatttttaaatgtaagaactaaggtaaacatgttatataattaatatatatgtttctagaccctacccaaacctagaggtatagtttaaacatctttttagatatattcaacacaatgataattactgttcaacacccgatgttgaaccccggttataaatgtgttgaaaacgcgatatatttatgcgttatttttaaaaattgtgatgttttttgaaaaattttcatc
Protein-coding regions in this window:
- the LOC108199947 gene encoding probable pectinesterase 67; this encodes MQHFNQFHLPPTNKMSSSSCLQDKSLISRTLYFLLAITFISSFDVVAGSPPPKPNIVDASVLTQKINTNRTIKVALEGTDGFKSIQAAIDSVPDGNTNWVIIHVRQGVYREKVTIPEKKPFIFLRGNGKGKTAIRWSQSSVDNTESAILKVNAHHVVVFGLSIKNDAPTGVAMTSQNQSVAAMVAGDMVAFYHCAFHSTHNTLFDYKGRHYYDTCYIQGSIDFIFGRAQSVYHDCEIFVVEDKRVEIHGSITAQNRPAANEDSGFVFLYGKVYGVGEVYLGRAKGAFSRVVFVKTYISNTIVPEGWSLWRYEDGSTENLYQAEYKCYGPGAPTTKRAKWAKQLNDKEVAPFLSIDFIKGKDWLPAWS